One Xyrauchen texanus isolate HMW12.3.18 chromosome 44, RBS_HiC_50CHRs, whole genome shotgun sequence DNA segment encodes these proteins:
- the npy8ar gene encoding neuropeptide Y receptor Y8a — protein sequence MDVSSYPKSDNISNSSVGFGQTTWVDTNVCPPSVSGMTLLIVAYSTVIAIGLVGNTCLVFIISRQKEMRNVTNILIANLSCSDILMCVVCLPVTVIYTLMDRWILGETLCKVTPFVQCMSVTVSIFSLVLIALERHQLIIHPTGWTPAAGHSYLAVAVTWIVACFISLPFLSFNILTNAPFQNLSLPFNPFSDHVICMELWPSEHNRLAYTTSLLLFQYCLPLILILLCYLRIFLRLRRRRDMVEQATEARQRKARGAQRINAMLAVIVVAFALCWLPLNVFNTIFDWYHQALPSCQHDVIFSACHLTAMASTCVNPVVYGFLNTNFQKELKATLQRCHCGWGVPETYESFPLSTVATDVTKVSSIQHSSLIRSEQCAPC from the coding sequence ATGGATGTGTCTTCGTACCCTAAGTCCGACAACATCAGCAACAGTTCAGTTGGGTTTGGCCAGACAACATGGGTGGACACTAATGTATGCCCTCCCTCTGTGAGTGGCATGACCCTTCTGATAGTGGCTTATAGCACCGTCATAGCTATTGGCTTGGTGGGCAACACCTGTTTGGTCTTCATAATATCCAGACAGAAGGAGATGAGGAACGTCACCAACATCCTCATCGCCAACCTCTCCTGCTCGGATATCCTCATGTGTGTGGTGTGTCTTCCTGTCACGGTCATCTACACGTTGATGGACCGCTGGATCTTGGGTGAGACGTTGTGTAAGGTCACGCCGTTTGTGCAATGCATGTCTGTGACCGTTTCCATCTTCTCATTGGTTCTCATCGCGTTGGAGCGCCATCAACTGATCATCCACCCAACTGGATGGACCCCGGCTGCTGGGCATTCGTATCTGGCCGTTGCAGTTACTTGGATTGTGGCCTGCTTCATTTCCCTACCCTTCCTCTCCTTTAACATCCTTACCAACGCACCATTCCAAAACCTCAGCCTGCCCTTCAACCCGTTCAGTGACCACGTCATCTGCATGGAGCTCTGGCCTTCTGAACATAACCGATTGGCCTACACCACCTCACTTTTGCTTTTCCAATACTGCCTACCCCTGATCCTCATTCTGCTCTGCTACCTTCGCATATTTCTGCGTCTGCGCAGACGGCGAGACATGGTGGAACAAGCCACTGAAGCGCGACAAAGGAAAGCGCGGGGTGCTCAACGCATCAACGCCATGTTAGCCGTGATTGTGGTCGCTTTTGCGCTGTGCTGGCTGCCGCTAAATGTCTTCAACACCATTTTTGACTGGTACCACCAAGCCCTTCCTTCTTGCCAGCATGATGTCATATTCTCTGCCTGCCACCTGACGGCTATGGCCTCCACCTGCGTCAACCCTGTTGTGTACGGCTTTCTCAATACCAACTTCCAAAAAGAACTGAAAGCGACGCTTCAACGCTGCCACTGTGGCTGGGGGGTACCAGAGACATATGAGAGCTTCCCGCTCTCAACGGTGGCCACCGATGTCACCAAGGTTTCCTCCATACAACACAGCTCCTTGATCAGATCGGAACAGTGCGCTCCTTGCTAA